In Mobula hypostoma chromosome 10, sMobHyp1.1, whole genome shotgun sequence, a single genomic region encodes these proteins:
- the LOC134352610 gene encoding putative transcription factor Ovo-like 1 yields the protein MPEREQKRLIVTLAGLVSLTYREKTGPSTQLSHATQECSYGQAMQSLSERNAVIDPEARSHNLSATLLEGTFQEEPHLEGQSPNGKAKMKPAGGQGHFVCFCCWKVFPLQRMLTRHLKSHSVVKRHVCRFCRKGFNDTFDLKRHLRTHTGIRPYRCDRCEKAFTQRCSLESHLKKIHNVHQNYAYRERRSKIFVCEECGFTAAQGDAYFLHIRDNHPTNPALCKFLRKRTPVQNRIGMLLFPRYL from the exons ATGCCAGAGAGGGAGCAGAAAAGATTGATAGTCACACTTGCAGGACTGGTGAGCTTGACTTATCGggagaaaacaggcccttcgacacaACTCAGCCATGCCACCCAAG AATGCTCATACGGACAAGCAATGCAGTCTTTGTCTGAACGAAATGCGGTAATCGACCCAGAAGCGAGGTCGCATAACCTGTCTGCAACGTTGCTTGAGGGAACATTCCAAGAAGAACCTCATTTGGAAGGACAATCTCCGAACGGCAAAGCCAAG atgaaACCGGCCGGCGGCCAGGGCCACTTTGTCTGTTTCTGCTGCTGGAAGGTCTTCCCGTTGCAACGCATGCTCACCCGTCACCTGAAATCCCACAGCGTGGTGAAGAGGCACGTCTGCCGGTTCTGCAGGAAAGGATTCAACGACACGTTCGATCTGAAGAGGCACCTGAGGACGCACACGG GTATTCGGCCGTACAGGTGCGACCGGTGTGAGAAGGCTTTCACGCAGCGATGCTCGCTGGAGTCACACCTGAAGAAGATTCACAACGTGCACCAGAACTACGCCTACCGGGAACGCCGCTCCAAGATATTCGTGTGCGAGGAGTGCGGTTTCACGGCGGCTCAGGGTGACGCCTACTTCCTCCACATCAGGGACAATCACCCCACGAACCCCGCGTTGTGCAAGTTCCTACGGAAACGCACGCCAGTCCAGAACAGAATTGGAATGCTGCTCTTCCCACGCTACTTGTGA